The following coding sequences lie in one Vibrio casei genomic window:
- a CDS encoding zinc-binding dehydrogenase yields the protein MLSATTSLTERVSAGMLKIEVEQCFAMDKVADAHVKVANGHARGKILLDMQV from the coding sequence ATATTAAGCGCGACAACTAGTCTGACAGAGAGGGTTAGTGCAGGAATGTTGAAAATTGAAGTTGAACAATGTTTTGCAATGGATAAGGTTGCCGATGCGCATGTGAAAGTGGCAAATGGTCATGCAAGAGGAAAAATCTTGCTTGATATGCAAGTGTAA
- a CDS encoding YqaA family protein yields MSELYQQWSVFFTNDPLLVLFFSGFLSATLLPGSSELSLYAALNLENSRLLSVIAIATLGNTLGGMTNYYLGVFLPNRTLKQNKGLQLEAWIQRYGYWALLMSWVPIVGDPLCVAAGWLRMNSWLCLLAIGVGKGCRYVFLAMLFKGLM; encoded by the coding sequence GTGTCTGAACTTTATCAACAATGGTCTGTCTTTTTCACGAATGATCCTTTGTTGGTTTTATTCTTTTCGGGGTTTCTGAGTGCAACATTGCTTCCTGGAAGTTCAGAGTTAAGTTTATACGCTGCTTTAAATCTAGAAAACAGTCGATTGCTATCCGTGATTGCTATCGCAACCCTAGGCAATACATTGGGGGGAATGACTAATTATTATTTAGGGGTATTTTTACCAAATCGAACATTAAAGCAAAATAAAGGTCTACAACTAGAAGCATGGATTCAACGCTATGGTTACTGGGCTTTATTGATGAGTTGGGTACCGATTGTGGGTGATCCATTATGTGTGGCTGCCGGTTGGCTACGAATGAATAGTTGGCTTTGTTTGCTGGCTATTGGTGTAGGTAAAGGATGTCGTTATGTTTTCCTTGCCATGTTATTTAAAGGATTGATGTAG